In Saccharomonospora marina XMU15, one genomic interval encodes:
- a CDS encoding cation diffusion facilitator family transporter, with the protein MAAGGGLKAIIAALLANAGIAIAKFVGFLITGSSSMLAESVHSVADTSNQGLLLLGHKTSKRRATSEHPFGYGRDRYFYSFIVALMLFTLGSAFALYEGIHKVQHPEELTTPVVAITILVVAIVLETFSFRTAIVESRAIKGDKTWWAFIRQSKTPELPVVLLEDAGALFGLVFALIGVGLSVVTGDPVWDGIGTVMIGVLLGIIAIILIVEMKSLLIGEGSGQRELATIMGELTADGIERVIHIRTQYIGPEELLVAAKLAMRKGLSMSEVARAIDDAETRVRQKVPVARLIYLEPDLDRTADDKATAPH; encoded by the coding sequence GTGGCGGCAGGCGGTGGGTTGAAGGCGATCATCGCGGCGTTGCTGGCCAACGCGGGTATCGCGATCGCCAAGTTCGTAGGCTTCTTGATCACGGGTTCGTCGTCGATGCTCGCCGAGTCTGTGCACTCGGTGGCCGACACCTCCAATCAGGGCTTGCTGCTGCTCGGCCACAAGACGTCGAAACGGCGAGCCACCTCCGAACACCCGTTCGGCTACGGCAGGGACCGCTACTTCTACTCCTTCATCGTGGCGCTGATGCTGTTCACGCTCGGCTCCGCGTTCGCGTTGTACGAGGGAATCCACAAAGTTCAGCATCCGGAGGAACTGACCACCCCGGTCGTGGCCATCACCATCCTCGTGGTGGCGATCGTGCTGGAGACGTTCAGTTTCCGCACCGCCATCGTGGAGTCGCGAGCGATCAAGGGCGACAAGACCTGGTGGGCGTTCATCCGGCAGTCGAAGACGCCTGAGCTTCCGGTGGTGCTGCTCGAGGACGCGGGTGCGCTGTTCGGCCTCGTGTTCGCGCTGATCGGCGTGGGGCTTTCGGTGGTAACGGGTGATCCGGTGTGGGACGGCATCGGCACCGTCATGATCGGTGTGCTTCTCGGGATCATCGCGATCATTCTCATCGTGGAGATGAAGAGCCTGCTCATCGGCGAGGGCTCAGGGCAGCGGGAACTCGCCACGATCATGGGCGAACTGACTGCCGACGGTATCGAGCGCGTCATCCACATCCGCACCCAGTACATCGGGCCGGAGGAGCTGTTGGTGGCGGCGAAGCTGGCGATGCGCAAGGGCCTCTCGATGTCGGAGGTGGCCCGAGCCATCGACGACGCCGAGACCAGGGTCCGGCAGAAGGTGCCGGTGGCCCGGCTCATCTATCTCGAACCTGACCTCGATCGCACGGCCGACGACAAAGCCACCGCCCCTCATTGA
- a CDS encoding AfsR/SARP family transcriptional regulator: MTRFGVLGPLTATSATGEQVRLRGQRQRALLAMLLCHEGELVPVDRLVEALWPDVPPKSYASNLHTYLSRLRERLGGINILHESRGYRLLAHPGDLDLRMFRLKTTEGRRAVREGDPAAAVACLRHALAQWRGPAALADVHVPQLAAFTAALDAERLTVLEDCFDAELDLGRHTEVVGELEGFLAEHPLRERAAAQLMLALRRGGRQADALAVYTRTRSRLVEELGVEPGAELRRAQAAVLSGEDDVRRARSVATATAGSAGAAGAAGSVAPWPICQLPPDLSDFFGRRTELDTITELLAAGEQTVPVTVVSGEPGSGKSALAARAAHRVRTLFPDGQLFVHLAGASAPRDPADVLADLLRALGVAGPAIPDDPQARAAAYRGRLTDRRVLVVLDDAASPEQVRPLLPGTPGCAVLVTSRFRFSGLDGAYRVPLGPFTDAESTALLERIVGRQRVTAEPVAAARIAAACGNLPLALRIAGTRLAMRPNLRLRALADRLDDERNRLDELAVNDRQVRTSIALSYHALSPAARDAIRALALCGDISAPAWAIAVLIGRPVADGVIEELVEASLLAPISTDSTGEPRYRLHDLVRVFAREQQEQLHSSEEQVRTVRGIVDATLGLTDAAARQLPWTVPLPMRSPAGLPPQPLSRETVARLVDDAQAWFATEQANLVTVIDSIFRIGWHHKAVMILERLGAYLWLRGQYADMRDCHERLRLRARRVGERRIEAWAEANIAVLVHARGEHDEAERRYRRCAALLSELGERGTAAWVTGNLAGCLIGLGRPQEALDIADRALKLLGTDQMGVQHVELVKAEAFNRLGRLEESVRACRRTLAAARLSGDPLRIALALHGLSWSLALCGELETAHELAEESVSLLRPLPVRSALARSLRTLGAIRAGLRRRQGAMAAYTEAHLLASELDERPRQLSCGRAIAAWMIGEGKVAEAIAALRDCLTEFRQMGSVASVAITLRVLVRAYEVVGEDGLAERAAAEADRLANPSDASAVTLVALLLELTRDAGRALVGTRPAPPPVSDWL, translated from the coding sequence ATGACCAGGTTCGGAGTGCTGGGGCCACTCACCGCCACGAGCGCCACTGGGGAACAGGTTCGGCTGAGGGGACAGCGGCAACGCGCGTTGCTGGCGATGCTGCTGTGCCACGAGGGGGAACTCGTGCCGGTGGATCGCCTCGTGGAGGCGCTGTGGCCGGATGTCCCTCCCAAGTCCTACGCCTCGAACCTGCACACCTACCTGTCCCGGCTACGCGAACGCCTTGGCGGGATCAACATCCTGCACGAATCGAGGGGCTACCGGCTGCTGGCCCACCCCGGCGATCTCGACCTTCGGATGTTTCGGCTGAAGACCACCGAAGGCAGGCGCGCCGTGCGGGAAGGGGACCCCGCGGCCGCTGTGGCATGCCTGCGCCACGCGCTCGCACAGTGGCGTGGCCCCGCCGCGCTCGCCGACGTGCACGTGCCCCAGCTCGCCGCGTTCACGGCCGCGCTCGACGCCGAACGGCTCACCGTGCTGGAGGACTGCTTCGACGCCGAACTGGACCTCGGCCGACACACCGAAGTCGTCGGTGAGCTCGAGGGCTTCCTCGCCGAACACCCGCTGCGTGAGCGCGCGGCCGCGCAGCTGATGCTGGCGCTTCGGCGGGGTGGCAGGCAGGCAGACGCGCTCGCCGTCTACACCAGGACGCGGTCTCGGCTGGTCGAGGAGCTGGGGGTGGAGCCGGGCGCGGAGCTGCGCCGCGCGCAGGCTGCGGTGCTCAGCGGAGAGGACGACGTGAGAAGGGCCCGAAGCGTCGCGACAGCGACCGCCGGGTCCGCGGGGGCCGCTGGGGCAGCCGGCTCAGTCGCGCCATGGCCGATCTGCCAGTTACCACCCGACCTCAGCGACTTCTTCGGGAGGCGGACCGAGCTCGACACCATCACCGAGTTGCTCGCGGCGGGTGAGCAGACCGTGCCGGTCACCGTTGTCAGCGGGGAGCCCGGGTCGGGCAAGAGTGCGCTGGCCGCGCGCGCGGCTCACCGGGTTCGCACGCTGTTCCCCGATGGCCAGCTGTTCGTGCACCTCGCCGGGGCGAGCGCGCCACGCGACCCCGCGGACGTACTCGCCGACCTGCTGCGCGCGCTCGGAGTGGCGGGCCCGGCCATTCCGGACGACCCGCAGGCCAGGGCGGCCGCGTACCGAGGCAGGCTCACCGACCGCAGGGTGCTGGTCGTGCTCGACGACGCCGCGTCGCCGGAGCAGGTACGGCCGCTGCTACCGGGCACGCCAGGCTGTGCCGTGCTCGTGACGAGCAGGTTCCGGTTCAGCGGGCTCGACGGCGCCTACCGGGTGCCGCTGGGTCCGTTCACCGATGCCGAGTCCACCGCCCTGCTCGAACGCATCGTCGGCAGGCAGCGCGTGACGGCCGAACCGGTCGCGGCCGCGCGAATCGCGGCCGCCTGCGGCAACCTGCCGCTGGCCCTGCGCATCGCGGGCACCCGCCTGGCGATGCGCCCGAATCTGCGACTCCGCGCCTTGGCCGACCGGCTGGACGACGAGCGCAACCGGCTGGACGAGTTGGCCGTCAACGACCGGCAGGTTCGCACCAGCATCGCGCTCAGCTACCACGCACTGAGCCCGGCGGCTCGCGACGCCATTCGCGCATTGGCGCTGTGCGGTGACATCAGCGCGCCCGCGTGGGCGATCGCGGTGCTGATCGGGCGCCCCGTAGCCGACGGGGTGATCGAGGAACTGGTCGAGGCCAGCCTGCTGGCGCCGATCAGCACCGACAGCACCGGCGAGCCGAGGTACCGGCTGCACGACCTGGTGCGGGTCTTCGCGCGGGAGCAGCAGGAGCAGCTCCACAGCAGCGAGGAGCAGGTGCGAACCGTGCGCGGGATCGTCGACGCCACCCTCGGGCTCACCGACGCCGCCGCGCGGCAGTTGCCGTGGACGGTTCCGTTGCCGATGCGGTCACCGGCAGGCCTGCCACCACAGCCGCTGTCCAGAGAGACGGTCGCGCGGCTGGTGGACGACGCGCAGGCGTGGTTCGCGACCGAGCAGGCGAACCTTGTGACGGTGATCGATTCGATCTTCCGGATCGGCTGGCACCACAAGGCCGTCATGATCCTGGAGCGGCTGGGCGCCTACCTGTGGCTTCGCGGTCAGTACGCCGACATGCGCGATTGCCATGAGCGGCTGCGGCTGCGGGCGCGCCGGGTGGGTGAGCGCAGGATCGAGGCATGGGCGGAGGCCAACATCGCCGTGCTGGTGCATGCCCGTGGCGAGCACGACGAAGCCGAGCGGCGATACCGACGGTGCGCGGCCCTGCTCAGCGAGTTGGGCGAGCGCGGCACGGCGGCGTGGGTCACCGGCAATCTGGCGGGCTGCCTGATCGGCCTAGGCAGGCCGCAGGAGGCACTCGACATCGCCGACAGGGCACTGAAGCTGCTCGGCACCGACCAGATGGGCGTGCAGCACGTCGAGCTTGTCAAGGCGGAGGCGTTCAACCGGCTCGGCAGGCTGGAGGAGTCCGTCCGCGCCTGCAGGCGAACACTCGCCGCGGCTCGGTTGTCCGGCGATCCGCTGCGGATAGCACTGGCTCTGCACGGGCTTTCCTGGTCGCTGGCACTGTGCGGGGAGTTGGAAACCGCACACGAGCTGGCCGAGGAGTCGGTGTCGCTGCTGCGGCCGTTGCCCGTGCGTTCCGCACTGGCTCGTTCGCTACGCACGTTGGGCGCCATCCGTGCCGGCCTGCGGCGACGGCAGGGCGCGATGGCTGCCTACACCGAGGCTCACCTGCTGGCCAGCGAACTCGACGAGCGGCCGAGGCAACTGTCGTGTGGCAGGGCGATCGCTGCCTGGATGATCGGTGAGGGAAAGGTGGCCGAGGCCATCGCGGCGCTGCGCGACTGCCTGACCGAGTTCAGGCAGATGGGAAGCGTCGCCTCGGTGGCGATCACGCTGCGGGTGCTCGTCAGGGCCTACGAGGTGGTGGGTGAGGACGGGCTCGCGGAGCGGGCCGCCGCTGAGGCGGATCGGTTGGCCAACCCCTCCGACGCCAGCGCTGTCACCCTGGTGGCGCTGCTGCTCGAGCTGACGCGAGATGCCGGACGCGCACTCGTCGGCACGCGCCCGGCACCACCCCCTGTCAGCGATTGGCTTTGA
- the manA gene encoding mannose-6-phosphate isomerase, class I — translation MELLRNAVRPYAWGSRTTIPELLGRPVPSPHPEAELWMGAHPGDPSRVVGVDGTERSLLEVVESDPVGQLGERCASRWGGRLPFLLKILAVEEPLSMQAHPSAKQAAEGYAREEAAGIPRDAANRNYPDPTAKPELVCALTEFHALAGFRDPYRTVELLKAIDTPGLTKYTELLAAQPDPDGLRTLFTTWITLPQPALDRLLPEVLDACVHHVKEHGEFDTECRTVLGLGEAHPRDAGVLAALLLNRLTLSAGEAIYLPAGNLHLYLHGTAVEILANSDNILRCGLTPKHVDVPELLRVVDFACGDMPVLRGEPQGRTAVYSTDAPEFELSRIAWDAGDHGEFELRGTGPEILLCTVGELLLCSDDGTKVELHRGESVWLPACEASVRLRPVTAGPAHVFRATAGTCTDAP, via the coding sequence GTGGAACTGCTGCGCAACGCGGTACGGCCGTACGCATGGGGCTCCAGGACGACGATCCCGGAGCTGCTCGGCAGGCCGGTGCCCTCGCCACACCCGGAGGCCGAGCTGTGGATGGGTGCCCATCCGGGTGACCCGTCGCGCGTGGTGGGCGTGGACGGAACCGAGCGCAGCCTTCTGGAAGTCGTCGAGTCCGACCCGGTCGGCCAGCTCGGCGAGCGATGCGCGAGCCGCTGGGGTGGCAGGCTGCCGTTTCTGCTGAAGATCCTCGCGGTGGAGGAACCGCTTTCGATGCAGGCGCACCCCTCGGCGAAGCAGGCGGCGGAGGGGTACGCCCGTGAGGAGGCCGCGGGCATCCCGAGGGACGCGGCCAACCGCAACTACCCCGACCCGACTGCCAAGCCGGAACTGGTGTGCGCGCTGACGGAGTTCCACGCGCTCGCCGGGTTCCGCGACCCGTACCGCACGGTGGAGCTGCTGAAGGCGATCGACACGCCGGGGCTGACCAAGTACACCGAGCTGCTCGCGGCGCAGCCCGATCCCGACGGCCTGCGGACGTTGTTCACCACGTGGATCACGTTGCCGCAACCCGCGCTGGACCGGCTGCTGCCCGAAGTGCTCGACGCCTGCGTGCACCACGTCAAGGAGCACGGTGAGTTCGACACCGAGTGCCGTACCGTGCTCGGCCTCGGTGAGGCCCACCCCCGTGACGCGGGCGTGCTCGCCGCGTTGCTGCTGAACCGGCTCACGCTCAGTGCGGGCGAGGCCATCTACCTGCCCGCGGGCAACCTGCACCTCTATCTGCACGGAACCGCCGTGGAGATACTGGCCAACTCCGACAACATCCTTCGCTGCGGGCTGACGCCCAAGCACGTCGATGTGCCGGAACTGCTGCGGGTGGTCGACTTCGCGTGCGGCGACATGCCGGTGTTGCGCGGGGAGCCACAGGGACGCACAGCCGTGTACAGCACCGACGCGCCGGAGTTCGAACTCTCCCGCATCGCGTGGGACGCCGGTGATCACGGCGAGTTCGAACTGCGGGGCACCGGTCCGGAGATCCTGCTGTGCACGGTGGGTGAGCTGCTGCTGTGCTCCGACGACGGAACCAAGGTCGAACTGCACAGGGGTGAGTCGGTGTGGTTGCCCGCCTGCGAGGCATCGGTGCGGCTGCGTCCGGTGACGGCAGGCCCCGCACACGTGTTCCGGGCGACGGCGGGTACCTGCACCGACGCGCCGTGA
- a CDS encoding Trm112 family protein codes for MAVTIDADLLEILACPSPDHAPLTPGSPDDPDADALTCTACGRVFPVRDGIPVLLLDEATPPTKGDERESRDESSPDGA; via the coding sequence ATGGCGGTCACCATCGACGCGGACCTGTTGGAGATCCTGGCGTGCCCTTCGCCGGATCACGCGCCGCTGACGCCGGGCTCGCCGGACGACCCGGACGCGGACGCACTGACCTGCACCGCGTGCGGCCGGGTGTTCCCCGTGCGCGACGGTATCCCCGTGCTGCTGCTCGACGAGGCGACGCCCCCGACGAAGGGCGACGAGCGAGAATCCCGTGACGAATCCAGCCCAGACGGTGCTTGA
- a CDS encoding phosphomannomutase/phosphoglucomutase — protein sequence MSDLSAIVKAYDIRGVVGEQLNEDLVTDFGAAFALLIKPDSPSVVIGHDMRESSPGLANAFARGVTSQGLDVVLIGLASTDELYFASGRLNMPGAMFTASHNPARYNGIKLCRAGAAPVGQESGLAEIRDTVEQGVPEFAGQPGTVTQQDMLADYAQYLRTLVDLSDIRPLKVVVDAGNGMAGHTVPAVLGQDLPIEIVPMYFELDGSFPNHEANPLDPANLVDLQAKVREVGADVGLAFDGDADRCFVVDGDGEPVSPSAVTALVAVRELAKEPGATIIHNLITSKAVPEIVSEHGGNPVRTRVGHSFIKEKMAETGAIFGGEHSAHYYFRDFWRADTGMLAAMHVLAALGEQQRPLSELARQFSRYAASGELNSTVDDQVARQLAVKDAFAGRSGVSIDELDGLTVDLGERGWFNLRASNTEPLLRLNVEGPDEGSVKALTDEVLSIVRG from the coding sequence GTGTCAGACCTGTCGGCCATCGTGAAGGCCTACGACATCCGAGGTGTCGTCGGTGAGCAGTTGAACGAGGATCTGGTCACCGACTTCGGGGCTGCGTTCGCGCTGCTCATCAAGCCGGACTCACCGTCGGTGGTGATCGGCCACGACATGCGGGAGTCCTCGCCCGGCCTCGCGAACGCGTTCGCGCGCGGCGTCACCTCGCAGGGTCTCGACGTCGTGCTGATCGGACTGGCGAGCACCGACGAGTTGTACTTCGCCTCCGGCCGGTTGAACATGCCGGGTGCGATGTTCACCGCCAGCCACAACCCCGCCAGGTACAACGGCATCAAGCTGTGCCGCGCGGGCGCTGCGCCGGTGGGGCAGGAGTCCGGTCTCGCCGAGATCAGGGACACCGTCGAACAGGGTGTGCCCGAGTTCGCGGGCCAGCCGGGCACGGTGACCCAGCAGGACATGCTTGCCGACTACGCGCAGTACCTGCGCACACTGGTCGACCTCAGCGACATCCGGCCACTGAAGGTGGTCGTCGACGCGGGCAACGGTATGGCGGGGCACACCGTGCCCGCCGTGCTCGGGCAGGACCTGCCCATCGAGATCGTGCCGATGTACTTCGAGTTGGACGGCAGCTTCCCCAACCACGAGGCGAACCCGCTCGACCCTGCCAACCTGGTCGACCTGCAGGCGAAGGTTCGTGAGGTCGGTGCCGACGTGGGGCTTGCCTTCGACGGTGACGCCGACCGCTGCTTCGTGGTGGACGGTGACGGCGAGCCGGTTTCACCCAGCGCGGTCACCGCGCTCGTGGCCGTGCGCGAACTGGCCAAGGAGCCGGGTGCCACGATCATCCACAACCTCATCACCTCCAAAGCGGTGCCCGAGATCGTCAGCGAGCACGGCGGCAACCCGGTGCGCACGAGGGTGGGTCACTCCTTCATCAAGGAGAAGATGGCCGAGACCGGCGCGATCTTCGGTGGCGAGCACTCCGCGCACTACTACTTCCGGGACTTCTGGCGTGCCGACACCGGCATGCTCGCCGCCATGCACGTGCTGGCGGCGCTGGGGGAACAGCAACGCCCGCTTTCGGAGCTGGCAAGGCAGTTCAGCCGGTACGCGGCATCCGGTGAGCTCAACTCCACGGTCGACGACCAGGTCGCGCGCCAGTTGGCCGTCAAGGACGCGTTCGCCGGGCGAAGTGGTGTGAGCATCGACGAACTGGACGGGCTGACGGTCGACCTCGGCGAGCGCGGCTGGTTCAACCTGCGTGCCTCCAACACCGAGCCGCTGCTGCGCCTCAATGTGGAGGGCCCCGACGAGGGCTCCGTGAAAGCTCTCACCGACGAGGTGCTGTCGATCGTTCGCGGCTAG
- a CDS encoding DUF3499 domain-containing protein has protein sequence MPSVRKCSRTGCLEPAVATLTYAYSDSTAVVGPLATASEPHSYDLCEAHALRLTAPRGWEVVRHEGEFAAPEPSSDELTALAEAVREAGRTDRAPAPAEQPETGSGRRGHLRVLPGRA, from the coding sequence GTGCCGAGCGTGCGGAAGTGTTCGCGGACGGGTTGCCTTGAGCCCGCGGTCGCCACGCTGACCTACGCCTACAGCGACTCCACGGCCGTGGTGGGACCGCTCGCCACAGCATCGGAGCCGCACTCCTACGACCTCTGCGAGGCGCACGCGCTACGGCTGACCGCGCCGAGGGGTTGGGAGGTCGTACGGCACGAGGGTGAGTTCGCGGCACCGGAGCCGTCCAGCGACGAGCTCACCGCGCTCGCCGAGGCCGTCAGAGAGGCAGGCCGCACCGACCGCGCTCCCGCCCCCGCCGAGCAGCCGGAGACCGGCTCCGGCAGGCGTGGCCATCTGCGCGTGCTGCCCGGCCGCGCCTGA
- a CDS encoding metallopeptidase family protein: MATARSSRQRRRHRRDRHGRGLRGLLYPATLPAAASRAEKFDALVLDALEPIEARWRHELTKLDVAVDDVPEVRTELPETQADGLLLDGSVPISRLVPAGVDKTGLPTRARIVLYRRPLEARAKDPAELADLVHDVLVEQVASYLGVEPDIIDGG, from the coding sequence GTGGCTACGGCTCGGAGTTCGCGACAGCGGCGGCGGCACCGCCGCGACCGGCACGGTCGCGGCCTGCGTGGGCTGTTGTATCCCGCTACGCTGCCCGCCGCGGCCAGCCGCGCCGAGAAGTTCGACGCGCTGGTGCTCGACGCGCTGGAACCGATCGAGGCCCGCTGGCGGCACGAGCTCACCAAACTGGACGTGGCTGTGGACGACGTGCCCGAGGTGCGTACGGAGCTACCCGAGACGCAGGCCGACGGCCTGTTGCTCGACGGTTCGGTACCCATCTCCCGGCTGGTGCCCGCGGGCGTCGACAAGACCGGCCTGCCGACGAGGGCCAGGATCGTGCTGTACCGCAGGCCGCTCGAGGCACGGGCGAAGGACCCGGCCGAGCTGGCGGACCTGGTCCACGACGTGTTGGTGGAGCAGGTGGCCAGCTACTTGGGAGTGGAACCCGACATCATCGACGGCGGCTGA